From a region of the Odoribacter splanchnicus DSM 20712 genome:
- a CDS encoding glycosyltransferase family 4 protein yields MKTRVLMFGWEFPPHIAGGLGTACLGLTRGLAKQGVEVLFVMPKASGDEDQSAAKIINASDVESLYQYHDVEEYWKNIDFMEVGSNLMPYMDPETFTREVKKCVLEGSEENRIEFKNKYQFSGKYGANLMEEVARYALVAATIAGQQQFDVIHAHDWLTYAAGIAAKRVSGKPLVVHVHATEFDRSGENVNQTVYNLERQGMLEADRVVTVSNLTRNIVITRYGINPDKVVTVHNAVDFQSYSEMEVERGVKEKVVTFLGRITYQKGPEYFIEAANKVLKRYPNVRFVMAGSGDMMNRSIRRVAKLKIATKFHFTGFLRGQDVQKMFAHSDVYVMPSVSEPFGISPLEAMRSGVPTIISKQSGVAEVLKHAIKVDFWDVDALADAIYALLAYPALAEFAAKYGLNEVNTLKWENAAYLLKTIYEELKR; encoded by the coding sequence ATGAAAACTAGAGTATTGATGTTTGGCTGGGAGTTTCCACCTCATATTGCCGGAGGATTGGGAACTGCATGTCTGGGATTGACCCGGGGATTGGCTAAACAAGGTGTTGAAGTGCTCTTCGTCATGCCGAAAGCGAGCGGTGATGAAGATCAGAGTGCTGCCAAAATTATTAACGCCAGTGATGTGGAGTCTTTGTACCAATACCATGATGTGGAGGAATATTGGAAAAATATCGATTTTATGGAGGTAGGCTCTAATCTGATGCCGTATATGGATCCCGAGACATTTACCCGGGAGGTGAAAAAGTGTGTTCTGGAAGGAAGCGAAGAAAATCGGATTGAATTTAAAAACAAATATCAATTTTCCGGTAAATACGGGGCTAATCTGATGGAAGAAGTGGCTCGTTATGCTCTGGTTGCTGCTACGATTGCAGGGCAACAACAGTTCGATGTGATCCATGCTCACGACTGGTTGACCTATGCTGCGGGTATCGCTGCTAAAAGAGTGTCCGGAAAACCTCTGGTGGTGCACGTACATGCCACTGAATTCGATCGTAGTGGTGAGAATGTGAACCAAACGGTCTATAACCTGGAACGGCAGGGGATGCTGGAAGCCGATCGGGTGGTGACCGTCAGTAATCTAACCCGGAATATCGTCATTACCCGCTATGGGATCAATCCGGATAAAGTGGTGACGGTACATAATGCCGTTGATTTTCAGTCGTATTCCGAAATGGAAGTCGAGAGAGGGGTAAAAGAAAAGGTCGTGACCTTCCTGGGACGGATTACTTATCAGAAAGGACCCGAATATTTTATCGAGGCAGCGAATAAAGTGCTGAAACGTTATCCGAATGTACGTTTTGTTATGGCAGGCAGCGGGGATATGATGAACCGCTCGATCCGAAGGGTGGCTAAACTGAAGATTGCAACGAAATTTCATTTTACAGGTTTTTTACGTGGCCAGGATGTGCAAAAGATGTTTGCCCACAGTGATGTCTACGTGATGCCTTCGGTATCCGAACCTTTCGGGATTTCTCCGCTGGAAGCGATGCGCTCGGGGGTACCTACGATTATCTCTAAACAATCGGGAGTGGCCGAAGTGTTGAAACATGCGATCAAGGTTGATTTTTGGGATGTCGATGCCTTGGCGGATGCTATCTATGCTTTGCTGGCGTATCCGGCATTAGCTGAATTTGCAGCTAAATACGGCTTGAATGAGGTGAATACTTTAAAATGGGAAAATGCAGCGTATCTCTTAAAAACGATTTACGAAGAATTAAAAAGATAA
- a CDS encoding glycoside hydrolase family 57 protein — MDKKTLCLYFQVHQPIRLRKYHFFDIGKNSDYYDDFANRTITRKVADRCYLPANRTMLELIRKYGKNFKVSFSISGMVIEQFREYAPEVIDSFKELVATGCVEILAETYSHSLASLVDEGEFKKQVKQHADLMKELFGVKPVTFRNTELIYSDEIGEMVARMGYKTMLTEGARHILGWKSPDYVYTNSINPKLKLLLKNFRLSDDIAFRFSDKGWDQWPLTADKYASWLNAADGEIVNLFMDYETLGEHQGGDTGIFDFIAALPAQIFASTNFEFLTPKEAAAKHQPVAPLHVPYPISWADEERDVTAWLGNELQNEAFEELYKMKNKVNALKDPVLTHDFDCLQASDHFYYMCTKLFSDGAIHQYFTPYDTPYEAFINYMNVLSDFIRRVEEETDRKKTRHPKEEKEPKETRKVIEAPETSKEETPKTGSEKKKARTTTKKK; from the coding sequence ATGGATAAGAAAACGTTGTGTTTGTATTTCCAGGTGCATCAACCGATACGTTTAAGAAAATATCATTTTTTCGATATAGGCAAGAATAGCGATTATTACGACGATTTTGCCAATCGTACGATTACCCGTAAAGTGGCCGACCGTTGCTATTTACCGGCCAACCGGACGATGCTGGAGCTGATTCGGAAATACGGAAAGAATTTTAAAGTGAGCTTTTCTATCTCCGGAATGGTTATCGAACAATTCCGTGAATATGCCCCTGAGGTTATCGATAGTTTTAAAGAATTGGTGGCTACCGGATGTGTCGAAATATTGGCCGAAACTTATTCCCATTCCTTGGCTTCGCTGGTGGATGAAGGCGAATTTAAAAAACAGGTGAAACAACATGCTGATCTGATGAAAGAATTATTCGGGGTGAAACCGGTGACTTTCCGGAATACCGAACTGATCTATTCCGACGAGATCGGTGAGATGGTTGCCCGGATGGGATATAAAACGATGCTGACCGAAGGAGCACGGCATATCCTGGGGTGGAAGAGCCCGGATTATGTCTATACCAATTCGATTAATCCGAAATTGAAGCTGTTGCTGAAAAATTTCAGACTAAGCGACGATATCGCTTTCCGTTTTTCCGATAAAGGTTGGGATCAATGGCCGCTGACTGCCGATAAATATGCTTCCTGGCTGAATGCTGCCGACGGAGAGATTGTCAATCTTTTTATGGACTACGAAACTTTGGGAGAACACCAGGGAGGCGATACCGGGATTTTCGATTTTATAGCAGCTCTGCCGGCACAGATTTTTGCTTCTACCAATTTTGAATTTCTGACTCCTAAAGAGGCTGCCGCAAAACATCAACCGGTAGCTCCTTTGCATGTCCCTTACCCGATCTCATGGGCCGATGAAGAACGGGATGTCACTGCCTGGTTGGGAAATGAATTGCAGAATGAAGCTTTCGAGGAGCTTTATAAAATGAAAAATAAAGTCAATGCGCTCAAAGATCCGGTACTTACCCATGATTTCGATTGCTTACAGGCTAGCGACCATTTCTATTATATGTGCACCAAGCTATTTTCTGATGGAGCGATACACCAATATTTTACTCCCTACGACACTCCTTACGAGGCATTTATAAATTATATGAATGTGCTGAGCGATTTTATACGGAGGGTAGAAGAAGAAACGGACCGGAAGAAGACAAGACATCCGAAAGAAGAAAAAGAACCGAAAGAAACCCGGAAAGTAATCGAAGCCCCGGAAACTTCGAAGGAAGAAACTCCAAAGACCGGGAGTGAGAAGAAAAAAGCAAGAACGACGACCAAAAAGAAATAA
- a CDS encoding amylo-alpha-1,6-glucosidase — protein sequence MAYLKFNKDELVNLEYSLKREVLATNRAGGYMSSTIIGCNTRKYHGLLILPIEEFDGENHVLLSNLDETVIQHGREFNLGIHKYPGNYEPRGHKYIVDFEYEPVFTLTYRVGGVQLKKEIILVHNEPQVLIRYTLLDAHSDTTLRLKPFLAYRNIHRLSKANMMVNTKYQEVENGIRSKLYNGFPYLNMQISKKNEFIATPDWYYNIEYIEEQNRGYDFREDLFVPGYFEFPIKKGESVIFSASVDAVSTGRLKTKFQKLLDNRAPRNSFVSCLKYSASQFIVRRGKETEIMAGYPWFGRWGRDTFIALPGVTLAAANDVRTCKEVLDTMIRQLNNGLFPNIGKDKNASYNSVDAPMWFFKAVQEYGEAVQDDAAVWKSYGAKMKAVLKAYRDGINEYVKMVDNGLIWADEPGKALTWMDAIVNGVPVTPRGGYQVEINALWYNAICYTLKLAGQAGDNKFVKEWKDMPDKVKESFLKVFWNEEKGYLADFVNGGGQNVFVRPNQVIACSLEYSPLSDEMIHGVLDVVKNELLTPKGLRTLAPKNPAYEGTYEGDQATRDRAYHQGTVWPWLLGPYIEANFRLYGKKFAKTARELLANFEEDMTVYGVCSIGEIYDGNPPYTPNGCISQAWSVGEILRSMALLEKFCKDDR from the coding sequence ATGGCTTATTTGAAATTTAATAAGGATGAATTGGTGAATCTGGAATATTCACTGAAGCGGGAAGTGTTGGCGACAAACCGGGCAGGAGGATATATGTCTTCTACTATTATCGGATGTAATACCCGGAAGTACCACGGATTACTGATATTGCCTATAGAAGAATTCGATGGGGAGAATCATGTGTTGTTGTCGAACCTGGACGAGACGGTCATCCAGCATGGACGTGAGTTTAATTTGGGTATCCATAAGTATCCGGGTAATTATGAACCCCGGGGACATAAATATATTGTCGATTTCGAGTACGAACCGGTATTTACCCTGACTTACCGGGTGGGAGGCGTACAGCTCAAAAAAGAGATTATTCTGGTACACAACGAACCTCAGGTCCTGATCCGTTATACTTTGCTGGATGCCCATTCCGATACGACGTTGAGATTGAAACCGTTCCTGGCTTACCGGAATATCCATCGCTTGTCGAAAGCGAATATGATGGTCAATACCAAATATCAGGAAGTTGAAAACGGGATCCGCTCCAAATTGTATAATGGTTTTCCATACCTGAATATGCAAATCAGCAAGAAAAACGAGTTTATCGCTACTCCCGACTGGTATTATAACATCGAATACATAGAAGAACAAAACCGGGGATATGATTTCAGGGAAGATTTGTTCGTACCGGGGTATTTCGAATTTCCGATAAAGAAAGGGGAAAGTGTGATTTTTTCTGCTTCTGTCGATGCGGTGTCTACCGGACGGTTGAAAACCAAATTCCAGAAATTGTTGGATAACAGGGCTCCCCGTAATAGCTTTGTGAGTTGTCTGAAATATTCGGCTTCCCAGTTTATCGTGAGAAGAGGAAAAGAAACCGAGATCATGGCAGGATACCCCTGGTTCGGAAGATGGGGAAGGGATACCTTTATTGCTTTGCCGGGAGTGACCCTGGCTGCGGCGAATGATGTCAGGACTTGTAAAGAAGTTCTCGACACGATGATCCGTCAGCTGAATAACGGTTTGTTCCCGAATATCGGTAAAGATAAAAATGCTTCCTACAATTCGGTCGATGCTCCGATGTGGTTTTTTAAAGCCGTTCAAGAGTATGGAGAAGCCGTTCAGGACGATGCTGCTGTCTGGAAGAGCTACGGGGCGAAGATGAAGGCCGTTTTGAAAGCTTACCGGGATGGAATCAACGAATATGTGAAGATGGTGGATAACGGTCTGATCTGGGCCGACGAACCGGGAAAAGCACTGACCTGGATGGATGCCATTGTCAATGGCGTACCGGTTACTCCACGCGGAGGCTATCAGGTGGAAATCAATGCTCTTTGGTATAATGCTATTTGCTACACCCTGAAACTGGCCGGGCAGGCCGGAGATAATAAGTTCGTGAAAGAGTGGAAAGATATGCCTGACAAAGTAAAAGAAAGCTTCCTGAAAGTATTCTGGAATGAAGAAAAAGGCTATTTGGCCGATTTTGTCAATGGAGGCGGACAGAATGTTTTTGTACGTCCGAACCAAGTCATCGCCTGTTCGCTCGAATATAGTCCGTTGTCGGACGAGATGATACATGGCGTGCTCGATGTCGTGAAGAACGAATTACTGACACCGAAAGGCTTACGGACACTGGCACCTAAGAATCCGGCCTATGAAGGCACCTACGAAGGAGATCAGGCAACCCGGGACAGAGCTTACCATCAGGGAACGGTTTGGCCTTGGCTGCTCGGACCTTATATCGAAGCTAATTTCCGGCTTTATGGGAAAAAATTTGCGAAAACAGCCCGCGAATTATTGGCCAATTTCGAAGAAGATATGACTGTGTATGGAGTTTGTTCTATCGGGGAAATTTATGACGGAAATCCTCCTTATACTCCGAATGGGTGTATATCGCAAGCCTGGAGTGTGGGGGAGATTCTGAGAAGTATGGCTTTGCTGGAGAAGTTTTGTAAAGATGATAGATGA